DNA from Clarias gariepinus isolate MV-2021 ecotype Netherlands chromosome 23, CGAR_prim_01v2, whole genome shotgun sequence:
gaattaaatagaaaagaagGGGAAGAATGTCTGTCAGAGATCATTACGAAACAGTTCATTTGGTGTCATGTTCTCTAGTTGACGTGCTCTGGGTTATAAGCTCTTGGCAAAGAAGCAGGTTTTAAGCTCAAATTTCCAATTTttaaagggtgccaatatttctagagttgtactgtattattaatGCTATAGTATAAATTTTTCATAAGAATCATCCAGCGGTGGTTGTAACTCACCATGTCGTCTGTTACATAGAGGCCGAGCACTCCGGCGTTGTCGTACACGAAGCCGGCTGAGTTCAGGGTGAAGGCTGATAATGCCATATACAGCATGTTGCTGTTCTGAGGGGGAAGAGAGAAGGGGGCTGGGGAGAACGGGGGCTCTGTATGATGTCCGATGTTATAGAACGCACCctgcagaaagagaaagagaaagagagagagagagatgtgaaaaGATAAAtactacatattttttttccaaagagaATACAAGTTCAGCTCACCTTTAAACTGAGATCAATGCTGGAATTACAAATGAGCGGAGACTCCACCATGGAATACTCAATTTCAGCGTACTTGTCGACTTGCGCAAGAACTAAAAGAGActaaataatttcatgtttgtgcCAAAGAGTagccttttaatttaaatatatatcgtGTTTGCACGTGGATCGTACTGTACCATTTAGAGTTTTTAGATGGGGATTCATCTCTTGTATGGCTTCACCGACCAGAGAACAGATCTGAAATAACAAGCAGttttaaggaaataaaatgcattagattttatttcacctttttaGTTACTTGGTGTGTTGATAATACCTGTTTCTGCAGAGCATCTCGCAGAGCCTTATCGACGTAGCTCTTAAACAGATTATACAGCCAGCTGAGTCGATCAGGAAGCagaacaaaatatattaatGCAATTAGCATTTCTGTGCCGGTTCATATAAACATAATACAAACAATATATATTCAGTGTTTAAAGTGAATATTTATCTTTTCTATTCATAAGTGCACCTTAATCGCTTAGATTCCTGTTCTTTGCTTACAGGAATGAAACTCAGTGAGGTCTTTTATCTGTTTTAGCTCAAGGTTTCATGTGTTATGGGTTCTGAGATGCCTTTCTGCTTACCACGGTTGTAAAGAGTGTCTATTTgagttatgtacttaatttAATCTGGTCGTTCTACTCTGATCTCTCAACCTGTCAACAAGTCATCTCCGCCAGCAGAGATTCTGCTCActatacagtagttttttttgttttatgcacCATTCCGTATAAACTCTAAAGCAGCAGGGGTACTGAATTCGAATTTAAGAAGGTCCGGTCAATAAAATCTACTTTGAGCCGATGTCCAAATTTCATGATTGTGTTATGGTTTAGATCTCTACGCTATAGATATATATGCAGACACTgtaagtttataaacaatacGCAATCAAAAATGTCCAtagcatttcaataatatttagcaATTTTCTGCAATTGTGCTAAACATGTGGATAACATATTAAAGATAATACAGACAACAATCTTAAATTAATCTTTATTGAATCTTTATTTGCACGCTGCTGGGCTGTAAATAAATGAGATAGACTCTGGTTGCTCTGTCATACCGGGCTCTCAATTTGGGTATTTTATGCTTGCACTGGATATGTTTGCTCAAATAACCcttgttttatctcatagtggcgcttcacattacttctttttactttcatataaaacaaattggttttaaacttcccgcaggaagaataaacatatctTTATAAACATATCTGTCTATTCATCTGCACAAAGCCTGTAGCTTCTTAttgaagctacagtatatatcatgCACTCCTTAGCTCATGATTTGGCATCACTCCACATCAGGATCACTGTCTGCTTTCTTTTAGCTACATACAACATTATTCTTGAATAACAAGTGTGAATTTAATGGAGCAATCCTTagccatgttttataaaatattaagtttGGAACGTGGTTAAAAAACTCTCAGTTATAGACATAATTGCCATCTAGCTCGGTGTGTAAGAGATGTGACAGATTACCTGGCACCTCCATGAAACTTGACACTGACGTGGCCAACAGAGTCTTCACAGGCCGCACAGCTGACCATCGGACGCCCTGCACCATCATCTTTAACACCGATGGTGGTGCTGAGGCTGAGTTCGCTAACAGACACGTCGAAAGAGCCGCTATCCTTTCTACAAAATTTACGCCTTGTTCAGTACAAATATCTTACAGTACAcattaaaaagataataataaatggtcGTACATGATTTTCATGTATTTGACTCTCCAGTTGCCGTGCAGGTTAATGTAGGCATCGCCGATGGACAGACTCACCCCAGTGCCAGGTACCAACCCCACGGCCGACTTGGGCAACCCTAGATTTTCAATCTTTATGCTGTAAGTAAGAGACAGGATGGAATATAATTAGGATTATCAGGATCAGGCCTCAAGTAATGCATCGTATTTCATAATCTTTCATCAGTTCGTCAGAAGGATGATTTGCCGTCTCACCCTGTCAGACTGTATGAGACTTTGCCGATGGGAGACACTGTCTCTGAACCGCTTATGTCTGGGATTTTAATATCTTTGAGCTTCTGTTGCAGGGCAATGAGGCCAATCTGACGGCCTACaggagaaacaaaaacagaaatatgaAGTGTCTTTAAGTCTTTaaatccttttatttctctatacagtataatcccctgctacactaatgcacttatcccagcgtttcactagtgtcTGGGTACCAtcatggtagaaagttttcttagaaTGCCAGAACCATGATCATACTGTCTTCTTCATGTCTGAagcactggcctcccaggaactcctttaagggTTGGAGtgattgcttttaaaaaaaattcccactCTTCACTCTGCCTAAAATTCCTGAAT
Protein-coding regions in this window:
- the LOC128511524 gene encoding bactericidal permeability-increasing protein-like isoform X1, encoding MFHFPLLLTLGSCSFPDKQRSGDRERRCYGNTAKYSISAGKPFSVRLNMVSLWCVLALLTFLSPEASGTNPGVKVRLTEKGLEYGRQIGLIALQQKLKDIKIPDISGSETVSPIGKVSYSLTGIKIENLGLPKSAVGLVPGTGVSLSIGDAYINLHGNWRVKYMKIIKDSGSFDVSVSELSLSTTIGVKDDGAGRPMVSCAACEDSVGHVSVKFHGGASWLYNLFKSYVDKALRDALQKQICSLVGEAIQEMNPHLKTLNVLAQVDKYAEIEYSMVESPLICNSSIDLSLKGAFYNIGHHTEPPFSPAPFSLPPQNSNMLYMALSAFTLNSAGFVYDNAGVLGLYVTDDMIPSSFPFRLNTKTFGTFIPEIAKQYPGLMMKLLVKAVKEPHVSFKPNNVTMEANSTITAYAIQPNATLTPLFILNVNTSVSAQIYITGLNVAGVLSLNEMDLTLGKSFVGPFQVKSLDNVLTLILKGVVIPTVNAYLKQGYPLPAIGKMNLVNTQLQILKDYVLIGTDVQFTE
- the LOC128511524 gene encoding bactericidal permeability-increasing protein-like isoform X2 — its product is MVSLWCVLALLTFLSPEASGTNPGVKVRLTEKGLEYGRQIGLIALQQKLKDIKIPDISGSETVSPIGKVSYSLTGIKIENLGLPKSAVGLVPGTGVSLSIGDAYINLHGNWRVKYMKIIKDSGSFDVSVSELSLSTTIGVKDDGAGRPMVSCAACEDSVGHVSVKFHGGASWLYNLFKSYVDKALRDALQKQICSLVGEAIQEMNPHLKTLNVLAQVDKYAEIEYSMVESPLICNSSIDLSLKGAFYNIGHHTEPPFSPAPFSLPPQNSNMLYMALSAFTLNSAGFVYDNAGVLGLYVTDDMIPSSFPFRLNTKTFGTFIPEIAKQYPGLMMKLLVKAVKEPHVSFKPNNVTMEANSTITAYAIQPNATLTPLFILNVNTSVSAQIYITGLNVAGVLSLNEMDLTLGKSFVGPFQVKSLDNVLTLILKGVVIPTVNAYLKQGYPLPAIGKMNLVNTQLQILKDYVLIGTDVQFTE